The region GCGGCCAGCGCCGGGATGGACAACTGTTTGTCGTCCCCGTCGAAGGCGTTGCCGAGGATCAGCGGGTTGAGCACCACGATGTAGGCCATCGTGAAGAAGGTCGCCAGGCCACCACGGGCCTCACGGCCCAGGGTCGAGCCACGGGCGGTGATTTCGAAGAACCGGTCGAAGCCGTTCCGGGCTCTGGGTCCTTCTTCCGTCTTGTCGGACTTGATCGGGGTTTTGCTCATCAGATCCTCGCAGGCGATCCGTCGTTGCCGCGCGCATCGTCGCAGATCACGGGCCTACCCTGAAAATTGATCCCGTACCCTGGCCACGTGCCGCAGGAACAACCCCCCCGCCCCCAGCCGCTCGACCCCCCGATGGTGCCGTTCGCCATCGCCGGTATCGCCGCCTGGGCGGTCGCCGGACTGGTACTGCTGATCTTCTTCCAGGACTGGCTGACCGAGCAGGGGCGGGAGAACTGGCTCTGGACCTGCCTGGCCGGGTTCCTACTCGGATTCCCCGGCCTGGCGGTGATGCTCAGGCACGACGCCAACCGCCGTCGTCGTCGGGCGGCCGACCACACCGGTCCGGTCGACTGACCTGGCCGTCGGTGCCACCCGGTGCAACCTGACCGGGGTGGTGGTGTCGTGCGGTCCGGTCAGCCGTGCCCGTAGGGCTCGACCGGTTCGTCGGTCCCCACCGATCCGGCCGGCCGAATCACCGGAACCGTCTCCACCTCGCTGTCATCGTAGACCGCGGGTGGCTCGTCGGCCGACGTCTCCGGCGAGTCCGTCAACGCCTCGGAGTGCGCACCACAGCCGTGGTCGGCGCTGACCGCCCGACCGTCGTCCGGCGCGTAGTAGTTGCCGCAGACGCCGAAGCTCTGCCGCAGGACGCCCGCGATCGGCAGGTAGAACCCGCACGAACCGCAGCGGGCGGAGGCGGGCGCGGCTACCGAGATGGGCGCGGCCGGGCCGTGGTCGCCGTCGTACCAGCGCTGGGCGGTGTCCATCCGTCCCTCACGGGACATCACCCGGACCCGGCCGAAACCCAACTCCCAGGCCGTCTCCTCCACCGCCGGGTCGTCCGAGAGTACGTACCCGGGGGCGAGCCGCTCGTCGTCCGGGGGAGTCGGCAGCAGGTCACCCGGACCGAGGTCACCGGGCTGGAGCCGGTCCTGCCAGGGCAGCCACCCCGGAGCCAGCAGCGCATCCGGTCCGGGCAGCAGCACCGTGTCGCAGACCGTGACGTTCCGGCTGCGCGGCACCCGGGTCACGGTGACCGCCCACCGCCAGCCCCGATAACCAGGGAGGCGACACTCGAAGAAGTGGGTCACCAATCGATCACCTTCGGCGACCGCCGCCAGGTGGTCGCCGACGTCGGACGGGCCCGCTTCGGTAATGCCGGCACGGGCCACCTCGACGGCGCTGGCACAAACCTGGTCGAGACGAGGGGCACGAGTGGCGACGGTCCTGGTCACCTGCTCATTGTTGCCTATCCGGGTGGCCGACCCGCAGGGACTCCCCGGTACGATCTCCGGCCAGAGCCGGCAGAGATCGACCGGATAGGCAAGGATGGTCGGCATGCCGCTGTTCTCCCGCTCCGGCCGCTCGGCCCTCGGGCGTACGGTCGGCACCGCCATCCGGCTCATCCGGTTCACCCTGCGGACGACGCTGGGCGGCGGGCGCTGGACGGTACGAAGCGTGGGCCGGGTACGGGAAAAGGGTGCCGGTGGCGAGCCGGGCATGGCCCGGATGTTCGACCTGCACGCCATCTCCTGCGCCGGCGACGCACTGGTCGCGATCGGTCTGGCCGGCACGATCTTCTTCAACGCTCCGCTCGGCGAGGCCCGCAGCAAGGTGGCCCTCTACCTGTTGGTGACCATGGTGCCGTTCGCACTGCTCGCCCCGGTGGTGGGCCCGCTGCTGGACCACTTCCGGCACGGTCGCCGCTGGGCCCTGGCCACCACCATGCTCGGTCGCGCCTTCCTGGCCTGGCTGATCTCCGACTACCTGCACGGCTTCGGGCTCTACCCCGCCGCGTTCGGCGTACTCGCCCTCTCCCGGGCGTACGGCGTCGCCCGCTCGGCCGCCGTACCGAGGCTGCTTCCGGCGGGGTTGGGGCTGTCCCAGGCGGGTGCCCGGGCCAGTGTCTACGGCACGATCGCCGGCGGTGTGGTGGGTCCGGTCGGCCTGGCCCTGTTCTGGTTCGGCCCGCAGTGGCCGTTGCGGGCCGCCTCGGTGATCTTCCTGATCGGCATGGTGCTCTCGCTGCGGCTACCGGCCCAGGCGGACTCCGCACCACCGGAGGCCATGCCGCGGGTCTTCGCCGCCCTCTTCCGCCGGCCGGGCACGGGCGACCGGGCCCTCGGACGCAGCGGTCCGGACGGCCGGCTGGTGATGACCAGCCTGGTCGGCAGCGCGACGCTGCGCGCCATGTTCGGCTTCCTGCTGCTCTACCTCGCCTTCGCGCTCAAGGCCGGCGACCTGACCACCGAGGTGTTCGGGCGGGACATCGCCAGCGAGGGCGCGCTGGTGCTGGTGGGTGGAGCGCTCGCGGTGGGCTCCTTCCTCGCCACCGCAGCGGGCACCCGGCTCCGCATCCACCAGCCGACCATGATCCAGTCCAGCGGTCTGGTCGTCGTCGCCGGAGTGGCGATACTCACCGCAATCAAGTTCTCACTTCCCATGGTGGCCCTACTCTGCCTGGTAACCGCCATGATCAGCGGCATCGCAAAGCTGGCCGTGGACGCGTGCATCCAGGAACGGGTCCAGGAACGACTCCGGGCAAGCGCGTTCGCCCGCTCGGAGACGGTGCTGATGCTGGCCTTCGTGGCCGGCGGGGCGCTCGGACTCATTCCGGTCGAGGGGTGGATCGGCATCGCCGGGCTGGCTGGCTTCGCCACCCTCGCCGCCGTACGGGCGACGGTGATGGCCACCCGACTACGCGGCGAGCGCCTGCTGGGCCGTGCGCTCGCCGACGACGAGCGGGCCACCCCGGACGAGCCGTCCACCAGCCAGGCCAGCGCAGACCGTACGACCAGCAGCGCGGGTGCCGACGTACCGACTCCGGTCTCGCCCGCCCCGGCATCATCCAGCGGAGCGGCGCCCGGGTCCACGGCCGGATCGGCCGCCACATCAGCCGCCGCATCAGCCGCCGGGTCCGCCCCCGGGACGACCGCCTGGGCGATGGTCACCCCCGACGAGCCGATCGACGAACCGCCGCTCGCGCCGCCCGGCTTCCACATCTACCGGCCGTCCTCGGCCATGCCACGCACCGGATCGGGGGACGACGAGTCCCGCCGCGAACCACAGGGACCAAAGAGTTGAACGGTGGAATCCTGGTCGTCACTGCCGTACCGGCCGAGACGGAGGCGCTGCTCGCTGGCCTGATCACCCCGGCCTCCACCACCGTCGCCCCGGTCGGGGTCGGTCCGGCCGCTGCTGCCGCCGGCACCGCCCGACTGCTGGCGCTGGCCGAGGTGGCGGGCAGCCCGTACCGGGCGGTGGTGAGCGCCGGCATCGGCGGCGGGTTCCCGGACCGGGCCGCGCTCGGCGGCATCGTCCTCGGCACCCGTAGCATCGCCGCCGACCTCGGGGCCGAGTCACCGGAGGGCTTTCTCCCCCTCGACGAGTTGGGCATGTCGCGGGAACACCTCGGCGGCGGGCCGGAGATCCCCGCCGACCCGACCCTGCTCGCCCAGTTGCGCGCCGCGCTACCCGGTGCGACGGTCGGCGCGGTTCTCACCCTGAACACCGTCACCGGCACGGCCGAGACCACCCGGGTGCTCGCCGACCGGTATCCCGACGCGGTGGCCGAGGGGATGGAGGGACACGGGGTGGCGGTAGCCGCCGCCCAGGCCGGGTTGCCGTTCGCGGAGTTGCGTGCGATCTCCAACCCGATCGGCCCCCGGGACCGGGGAGCGTGGCGGATGCGTGCGGCCTTCGACGCGCTGACCACCGCCGCCGCCGCCTTCGGCTAGCCGGTCAGTGTCGGCGCAGGGCCACCACGGCCAGGTCGTCGCTGCTCTGCGATGGGCCCAGTTCGGCGAGTAGCCGGCCGCAGAACCGGTCGAGGTCGGCGTCCACGGTGGCCGCGCAGACGGCCAGGTCGGCCATCCGCTGGTCGATGTCGACGTCCCGGCGCTCGATCAACCCGTCGGTGTAGAGCACCAACGTCGCCCCGGAGGGCAGGTCGAATTCGAGGTCGTCGGGACGGTCGGCGTGGATCCCGAGAAGCGGAGCCCGGTGTTCGATGAACCGGGTCGCGTCGGCCGTGACCAGCAGCGACGGCAGGTGACCGGCACTGGCCAACCGGACCCGCCCGGTGTCGGGTTCCAGGGTCAACAGGCAGACCGTCGCGAACTCTCCCGGCAGCAGCGTACGGACCAGCTCATCGACCCGTTCCAGGATGACGCCGGGCGAATGGCCCTCCACGGCGTACGCCCGGATGGCGTGCCGAAGCTCGGCCATGACGGTGGCCGCGTGCAGCGAGTGGCCGGCGACGTCGCCGATCACCGCGAGCAGCCGGCCGTCGATCATCGCGAATTCGTAGAAGTCCCCTCCGACCTCGGTCTGCATACTGGCGGGCTCGTAACGTACGGCAAGGTCCAACCCGGCGATCTTGGGCAGCCGGCGGGGCAACAGGCTGCGTTGCAGGGTCACCGCGATTCGGTGTTCCTCGTCGTAGGAGCGTTGCGCCTCGACTGCGGTGGCGACCGCCTGAGCGAGCTGCGTGAGGACGATGGACTCCGGGAGCAGGGCGGAGGACGGTACGGCGACGTGCACCGCCGGCCGGTCGTTACGGAGCCGTACGGTGGCGATGGCGATCTGTTCGTCCGCGCTGACGGGCAGCGGCCAATCCTCGGGCGTGGGTGCCGTGTCCACCGTGACCCCGACCGGCACCGGTACGACATCACCGGGCCAGCTACCGGTCCGCACCGACGTGCCTGGCTCGATGGTGACCGCGGCCAGGCGGTCCCCGTCGGCGTTCTCCGCCACGACGACGGCACCGGTCCCGAATATCTGGGCGGCCCCGGTCACGGCGGCGTCGAGCAACTGCGGCAGCGTGGCAGCCGAGTTGACGGCGAGGGTGGTCTCGGCGAGGCAGGCGAGCCGGGCGGCGAGCAGTTCGGCGCGACGCCGGGCACGGTAGTAGCGCAGTGCGGCACGGGTGGTGGCGATCAGCTCGTCCGGCTCGATGGGTTCGACGAGATAGGCGTCGGCTCCCCGGGCCAACCCCTGGGTACGGTCGGCCAGGTCGACCGCGTGTGCCGACACGTGGATGACGGGCCGGGAGGCGTGCCTCGGGTTCGCCTTGATCCGTTCGGCGACGTCGAAGCCACTCATGTCGCCGAGCCGTACGTCCAGCACGATCAGGTCGATGTCCTGGCTGGCCATCCGGTCGAGCGCGCTCGCGCCGCTGTCCGCCTCGACAACGGTGAACCCGGCCCGGGTCAGCCACCTGACCAGCAGATAGCGCTTGGCGGCGCTGTCGTCGACCACAAGAATCGTGGCATCGGTCACCGGACGGTCCATGCGGTCACGGCTCCGGCCGGACGGGCAACTGGAGCGTGAAGGTGCTGCCGGTGCCGGGGACGCTGGTCACCCCGAGGCTGCCGCCGAGGATGGTGGCGAGTCGTCGCGCGTAGGGCAGGCCGAGGCCGGTGCCGCCGGACGACTTCCCCGGCACCTGGTAGAACTCCTCGAAGATCCG is a window of Micromonospora polyrhachis DNA encoding:
- a CDS encoding DUF3027 domain-containing protein, coding for MGNNEQVTRTVATRAPRLDQVCASAVEVARAGITEAGPSDVGDHLAAVAEGDRLVTHFFECRLPGYRGWRWAVTVTRVPRSRNVTVCDTVLLPGPDALLAPGWLPWQDRLQPGDLGPGDLLPTPPDDERLAPGYVLSDDPAVEETAWELGFGRVRVMSREGRMDTAQRWYDGDHGPAAPISVAAPASARCGSCGFYLPIAGVLRQSFGVCGNYYAPDDGRAVSADHGCGAHSEALTDSPETSADEPPAVYDDSEVETVPVIRPAGSVGTDEPVEPYGHG
- a CDS encoding futalosine hydrolase, with protein sequence MNGGILVVTAVPAETEALLAGLITPASTTVAPVGVGPAAAAAGTARLLALAEVAGSPYRAVVSAGIGGGFPDRAALGGIVLGTRSIAADLGAESPEGFLPLDELGMSREHLGGGPEIPADPTLLAQLRAALPGATVGAVLTLNTVTGTAETTRVLADRYPDAVAEGMEGHGVAVAAAQAGLPFAELRAISNPIGPRDRGAWRMRAAFDALTTAAAAFG
- a CDS encoding DUF2530 domain-containing protein, translating into MPQEQPPRPQPLDPPMVPFAIAGIAAWAVAGLVLLIFFQDWLTEQGRENWLWTCLAGFLLGFPGLAVMLRHDANRRRRRAADHTGPVD
- a CDS encoding MFS transporter, coding for MPLFSRSGRSALGRTVGTAIRLIRFTLRTTLGGGRWTVRSVGRVREKGAGGEPGMARMFDLHAISCAGDALVAIGLAGTIFFNAPLGEARSKVALYLLVTMVPFALLAPVVGPLLDHFRHGRRWALATTMLGRAFLAWLISDYLHGFGLYPAAFGVLALSRAYGVARSAAVPRLLPAGLGLSQAGARASVYGTIAGGVVGPVGLALFWFGPQWPLRAASVIFLIGMVLSLRLPAQADSAPPEAMPRVFAALFRRPGTGDRALGRSGPDGRLVMTSLVGSATLRAMFGFLLLYLAFALKAGDLTTEVFGRDIASEGALVLVGGALAVGSFLATAAGTRLRIHQPTMIQSSGLVVVAGVAILTAIKFSLPMVALLCLVTAMISGIAKLAVDACIQERVQERLRASAFARSETVLMLAFVAGGALGLIPVEGWIGIAGLAGFATLAAVRATVMATRLRGERLLGRALADDERATPDEPSTSQASADRTTSSAGADVPTPVSPAPASSSGAAPGSTAGSAATSAAASAAGSAPGTTAWAMVTPDEPIDEPPLAPPGFHIYRPSSAMPRTGSGDDESRREPQGPKS
- a CDS encoding fused response regulator/phosphatase, whose product is MDRPVTDATILVVDDSAAKRYLLVRWLTRAGFTVVEADSGASALDRMASQDIDLIVLDVRLGDMSGFDVAERIKANPRHASRPVIHVSAHAVDLADRTQGLARGADAYLVEPIEPDELIATTRAALRYYRARRRAELLAARLACLAETTLAVNSAATLPQLLDAAVTGAAQIFGTGAVVVAENADGDRLAAVTIEPGTSVRTGSWPGDVVPVPVGVTVDTAPTPEDWPLPVSADEQIAIATVRLRNDRPAVHVAVPSSALLPESIVLTQLAQAVATAVEAQRSYDEEHRIAVTLQRSLLPRRLPKIAGLDLAVRYEPASMQTEVGGDFYEFAMIDGRLLAVIGDVAGHSLHAATVMAELRHAIRAYAVEGHSPGVILERVDELVRTLLPGEFATVCLLTLEPDTGRVRLASAGHLPSLLVTADATRFIEHRAPLLGIHADRPDDLEFDLPSGATLVLYTDGLIERRDVDIDQRMADLAVCAATVDADLDRFCGRLLAELGPSQSSDDLAVVALRRH